The proteins below are encoded in one region of Labeo rohita strain BAU-BD-2019 chromosome 15, IGBB_LRoh.1.0, whole genome shotgun sequence:
- the LOC127177741 gene encoding gastrula zinc finger protein XlCGF7.1-like isoform X7 has product MEFVKEEIEDTSDPEPSRIKHEDTEEQTDWIKVMQQRPEMNEAEEECCKIKTSRKKAKQLHTCTYCGKSFRDNGNLNVHMRIHTGEKPYTCPQCGKSFTAAASLNYHLHVHSGEKSFNCDQCGKKFHAPLNLKNHMKVHSDEKPHVCSFCGKSFLRLSHLKQHQKTHDEVKDHVCCECGKSFARADRLKEHQRIHTGERPYKCSYCDKSFIQSEHLKKHERVHTGEKPYHCTQCGKTFTQSSNLLTHMRKYCN; this is encoded by the exons ATGGAGTTTGTTAAAGAGGAGATTGAAGACACGAGTGATCCAGAACCAtccagaataaaacatgaagatactgaggaacaaacag actGGATTAAAGTAATGCAGCAAAGACCTGAGATGAATGAGGCGGAGGAGGAATGTTGTAAAATCAAAACttcaagaaaaaaagcaaaacagctGCACACCTGCACAtactgtggaaagagtttcagagACAACGGAAACCTTAATGTGCACATGAGAATCCACACGGGAGAGAAACCGTACACATGCCcgcagtgtggaaagagttttactgCAGCGGCAAGTCTCAATTATCATCTGCACGTTCACTCTGGAGAAAAGTCATTTAACTGTGATCAGTGTGGTAAAAAATTTCATGCACCATTAAATCTAAAAAACCACATGAAAGTTCATTCCGATGAGAAGCCTCATGTGTGTTCGttctgtggaaagagttttttaCGGCTGAGTCACCTTAAACAGCACCAGAAAACACATGATGAAGTGAAAGATCATGTGTGTTGtgagtgtgggaagagttttgCTAGAGCTGACCGTCTGAAAGAGCACCAaaggattcacactggagaaagacCTTACAAGTGCTCATATTGTGACAAGAGTTTCATTCAGTCTGAACACCTGAAAAAGCACGAGCGAGTtcatactggagagaagccgtacCACTgtactcagtgtggaaagactTTTACACAATCATCAAACCTTCTCACTCATATGAGAAAATACTGCAACTGA
- the LOC127177741 gene encoding zinc finger protein 501-like isoform X5: protein MVKMEFIKEEIEDMSYPEPSRIKHEDTEEQTGTEVKEEIEDMSDPEPSRIKHEDTEEQTDWIEVKQEKHEVNEVKEEHCKMKTSREKAKQLHTCTQCGKSFSQKGHLNQHMRIHTGEKPYTCPQCGKSYTRASSLSYHLHVHSGEKPFNCDQCGKKFISSSTVKTHLKVHSDAKPHVCSYCGKSFSRLDSCKKHQKTHNEVKDHVCCECGKSFTSAFDLSRHQRIHGEKSYKCSYCDKSFTQSGNLKRHERLHTGEKPYHCTQCGKGFKDRTSLSYHLLIHSGEKLFQCGKTFISSSQDEKPHVCSFCGKSFSNLYRFKQHQKTHNEVKNSML, encoded by the exons ATGGTAAAGATGgagtttattaaagaggagattGAAGACATGAGTTATCCAGAACCAtccagaataaaacatgaagatactgaggaacaaacag GAACAGAAGTTAAAGAGGAGATTGAAGACATGAGTGATCCAGAACCAtccagaataaaacatgaagatactgaggaacaaacag actGGATAGAAGTAAAGCAGGAAAAACATGAGGTGAATGAAGTGAAGGAGGAACATTGTAAAATGAAAACTTCAAGAGAAAAGGCCAAACAGCTGCACACCTGCacacagtgtggaaagagtttcagccAAAAAGGACACCTTAACCAGCACATGagaatccacactggagagaaaccgtacacatgccctcagtgtggaaagagttatACTAGAGCATCAAGTCTCAGTTATCATCTGCATGTTCACTCTGGAGAAAAGCCATTTAATTGTGATCAGTGTGGTAAAAAGTTCATTTCATCATCAACTGTAAAAACACACCTGAAAGTTCATTCAGATGCGAAGCCTCATGTGTGTTCTtactgtggaaagagtttttcaCGACTGGACAGTTGTAAAAAGCATCAGAAAACACATAATGAAGTGAAAGATCATGTGTGTTGTGAGTGTGGGAAGAGCTTTACTTCAGCTTTCGATTTGAGTAGACACCAAAGAAttcatggagaaaaatcttacAAGTGCTCATATTGTGACAAGAGTTTCACTCAGTCTGGAAACCTGAAAAGGCATGAGCGACTTCATACAGGAGAGAAGCCGTACCACTGTACTCAGTGTGGAAAGGGTTTCAAAGATAGAACAAGTCTCAGTTATCATCTGCTCATTCACTCTGGTGAAAAGCTATTTCAATGTGGTAAAACGTTTATATCATCATCACAAGATGAGAAGCCTCATGTCTGTTCTttctgtggaaagagtttttcaAACCTGTACAGGTTTAAACAACACCAGAAAACACATAATGAAGTGAAAAATAGCATGTTGTaa
- the LOC127177741 gene encoding gastrula zinc finger protein XlCGF7.1-like isoform X6, giving the protein MVKMEFVKEEIEDMSYSEPSRIKLEDTEEQTDWIKVMQQRPEMNEAEEECCKIKTSRKKAKQLHTCTYCGKSFRDNGNLNVHMRIHTGEKPYTCPQCGKSFTAAASLNYHLHVHSGEKSFNCDQCGKKFHAPLNLKNHMKVHSDEKPHVCSFCGKSFLRLSHLKQHQKTHDEVKDHVCCECGKSFARADRLKEHQRIHTGERPYKCSYCDKSFIQSEHLKKHERVHTGEKPYHCTQCGKTFTQSSNLLTHMRKYCN; this is encoded by the exons ATGGTAAAAATGGAGTTTGTTAAAGAGGAGATTGAAGACATGAGTTATTCAGAACCATCCAGAATAAAACttgaagatactgaggaacaaacag actGGATTAAAGTAATGCAGCAAAGACCTGAGATGAATGAGGCGGAGGAGGAATGTTGTAAAATCAAAACttcaagaaaaaaagcaaaacagctGCACACCTGCACAtactgtggaaagagtttcagagACAACGGAAACCTTAATGTGCACATGAGAATCCACACGGGAGAGAAACCGTACACATGCCcgcagtgtggaaagagttttactgCAGCGGCAAGTCTCAATTATCATCTGCACGTTCACTCTGGAGAAAAGTCATTTAACTGTGATCAGTGTGGTAAAAAATTTCATGCACCATTAAATCTAAAAAACCACATGAAAGTTCATTCCGATGAGAAGCCTCATGTGTGTTCGttctgtggaaagagttttttaCGGCTGAGTCACCTTAAACAGCACCAGAAAACACATGATGAAGTGAAAGATCATGTGTGTTGtgagtgtgggaagagttttgCTAGAGCTGACCGTCTGAAAGAGCACCAaaggattcacactggagaaagacCTTACAAGTGCTCATATTGTGACAAGAGTTTCATTCAGTCTGAACACCTGAAAAAGCACGAGCGAGTtcatactggagagaagccgtacCACTgtactcagtgtggaaagactTTTACACAATCATCAAACCTTCTCACTCATATGAGAAAATACTGCAACTGA
- the LOC127177737 gene encoding gastrula zinc finger protein XlCGF7.1 isoform X3, whose protein sequence is MEFVKEEIEDMSDPEPSRIKHEDTEEQTEWIEVKQEKHEVNEVEVNKVKEEPCEIKTSGKTAKQLHTCTQCGNRFRQKGRLNKHMSIHNGEKPYTCPQCGKSFSDSSGLCYHLHTHSGEKPFSCDECGKKFISSSHLKLHLTVHTDEKPYVCKNCGKSFSRLDSCKRHQKTHNEVREHMCLECGKSFTTTNQLKRHQKIHTGEKPYKCSYCEKSFICAQHLKRHERIHTGEKPYHCTQCEMSFIDGITLRYHLHNHSGEKPFSCDQCGKKFISSSHLKFTPESSFR, encoded by the exons ATGGAGTTTGTTAAAGAGGAGATTGAAGACATGAGTGATCCAGAACCAtccagaataaaacatgaagatactgaggaacaaacag aatgGATAGAAGTAAAGCAGGAAAAACATGAGGTGAATGAAGTGGAGGTGAATAAAGTGAAGGAGGAACCTTGTGAAATCAAAACTTCAGGAAAAACTGCCAAACAGCTGCACACCTGCACACAGTGTGGAAACCGTTTCAGACAAAAAGGACGCCTTAACAAGCACATGAGCATCCACAATGGGGAGAAACCGTACAcatgccctcagtgtggaaagagttttagtGATTCATCAGGTCTCTGTTATCATCTGCACACTCACTCTGGAGAAAAGCCATTTAGCTGTGATGAGTGTGgtaaaaagtttatttcatcATCACATCTAAAATTACACCTGACAGTTCATACAGATGAGAAGCCTTATGTGTGTAAAaactgtggaaagagtttttcaCGACTGGACAGTTGTAAACGGCACCAGAAAACACACAATGAAGTGAGAGAGCACATGTGCCTTGAGTGTGGGAAGAGCTTTACTACAACTAATCAACTAAAACGGCATCAAAAAATTcatactggagaaaaaccttacaaGTGCTCATATTGTGAGAAGAGTTTCATTTGCGCTCAACAC CTAAAAAGGCATGAGCGAATtcatactggagagaagccgtacCACTGTACTCAGTGTGAAATGAGTTTCATAGATGGAATAACTCTCCGTTATCATCTGCACAATCACTCTGGAGAAAAGCCATTTAGctgtgatcagtgtgggaaaAAGTTTATTTCATCATCACATCTAAAATTCACACCTGAAAGTTCATTCAGATGA
- the LOC127177737 gene encoding gastrula zinc finger protein XlCGF52.1 isoform X1, which yields MEFVKEEIEDMSDPEPSRIKHEDTEEQTEWIEVKQEKHEVNEVEVNKVKEEPCEIKTSGKTAKQLHTCTQCGNRFRQKGRLNKHMSIHNGEKPYTCPQCGKSFSDSSGLCYHLHTHSGEKPFSCDECGKKFISSSHLKLHLTVHTDEKPYVCKNCGKSFSRLDSCKRHQKTHNEVREHMCLECGKSFTTTNQLKRHQKIHTGEKPYKCSYCEKSFICAQHLQRHERVHTGEKPHHCTQCGMSFIDGITLRYHLYSHTGEKPFNCDQCGKKFISSSHLNSHLRVHSNDKPHVCYCGKSFSRLYHCKLHQKTHNGAREHTCFKCGKSFTTATELKRHQRIHTGEKPYKCSYCEKSFIYAQHLKRHERIHTGEKPYHCTQCEMSFIDGITLRYHLHNHSGEKPFSCDQCGKKFISSSHLKFTPESSFR from the exons ATGGAGTTTGTTAAAGAGGAGATTGAAGACATGAGTGATCCAGAACCAtccagaataaaacatgaagatactgaggaacaaacag aatgGATAGAAGTAAAGCAGGAAAAACATGAGGTGAATGAAGTGGAGGTGAATAAAGTGAAGGAGGAACCTTGTGAAATCAAAACTTCAGGAAAAACTGCCAAACAGCTGCACACCTGCACACAGTGTGGAAACCGTTTCAGACAAAAAGGACGCCTTAACAAGCACATGAGCATCCACAATGGGGAGAAACCGTACAcatgccctcagtgtggaaagagttttagtGATTCATCAGGTCTCTGTTATCATCTGCACACTCACTCTGGAGAAAAGCCATTTAGCTGTGATGAGTGTGgtaaaaagtttatttcatcATCACATCTAAAATTACACCTGACAGTTCATACAGATGAGAAGCCTTATGTGTGTAAAaactgtggaaagagtttttcaCGACTGGACAGTTGTAAACGGCACCAGAAAACACACAATGAAGTGAGAGAGCACATGTGCCTTGAGTGTGGGAAGAGCTTTACTACAACTAATCAACTAAAACGGCATCAAAAAATTcatactggagaaaaaccttacaaGTGCTCATATTGTGAGAAGAGTTTCATTTGCGCTCAACACCTACAAAGGCATGAGCGAGTtcatactggagagaagccgCACCACTGTACTCAGTGTGGAATGAGTTTCATAGATGGAATAACTCTCCGTTATCATCTGTACAGTCACACTGGTGAAAAGCCATTTAactgtgatcagtgtgggaaaAAGTTTATTTCATCATCACATCTAAATTCACACTTGAGAGTTCATTCAAATGACAAGCCTCATGTGTGTtactgtggaaagagtttttcaCGACTGTACCATTGTAAACTGCACCAGAAAACACATAATGGAGCAAGAGAACACACATGCTTTAAGTGTGGGAAGAGCTTTACTACAGCTACTGAGCTAAAACGGCATCAAAGAATTcatactggagaaaaaccttacaaGTGCTCATATTGTGAGAAGAGTTTCATTTACGCTCAACACCTAAAAAGGCATGAGCGAATtcatactggagagaagccgtacCACTGTACTCAGTGTGAAATGAGTTTCATAGATGGAATAACTCTCCGTTATCATCTGCACAATCACTCTGGAGAAAAGCCATTTAGctgtgatcagtgtgggaaaAAGTTTATTTCATCATCACATCTAAAATTCACACCTGAAAGTTCATTCAGATGA
- the LOC127177741 gene encoding gastrula zinc finger protein XlCGF7.1-like isoform X8 — protein MFVKEEIEDMSDPEPSRIKHEDTEEQTDWIKVMQQRPEMNEAEEECCKIKTSRKKAKQLHTCTYCGKSFRDNGNLNVHMRIHTGEKPYTCPQCGKSFTAAASLNYHLHVHSGEKSFNCDQCGKKFHAPLNLKNHMKVHSDEKPHVCSFCGKSFLRLSHLKQHQKTHDEVKDHVCCECGKSFARADRLKEHQRIHTGERPYKCSYCDKSFIQSEHLKKHERVHTGEKPYHCTQCGKTFTQSSNLLTHMRKYCN, from the exons ATGTTTGTTAAAGAGGAGATTGAAGACATGAGTGATCCAGAACCAtccagaataaaacatgaagatactgaggaacaaacag actGGATTAAAGTAATGCAGCAAAGACCTGAGATGAATGAGGCGGAGGAGGAATGTTGTAAAATCAAAACttcaagaaaaaaagcaaaacagctGCACACCTGCACAtactgtggaaagagtttcagagACAACGGAAACCTTAATGTGCACATGAGAATCCACACGGGAGAGAAACCGTACACATGCCcgcagtgtggaaagagttttactgCAGCGGCAAGTCTCAATTATCATCTGCACGTTCACTCTGGAGAAAAGTCATTTAACTGTGATCAGTGTGGTAAAAAATTTCATGCACCATTAAATCTAAAAAACCACATGAAAGTTCATTCCGATGAGAAGCCTCATGTGTGTTCGttctgtggaaagagttttttaCGGCTGAGTCACCTTAAACAGCACCAGAAAACACATGATGAAGTGAAAGATCATGTGTGTTGtgagtgtgggaagagttttgCTAGAGCTGACCGTCTGAAAGAGCACCAaaggattcacactggagaaagacCTTACAAGTGCTCATATTGTGACAAGAGTTTCATTCAGTCTGAACACCTGAAAAAGCACGAGCGAGTtcatactggagagaagccgtacCACTgtactcagtgtggaaagactTTTACACAATCATCAAACCTTCTCACTCATATGAGAAAATACTGCAACTGA